In Tursiops truncatus isolate mTurTru1 chromosome 19, mTurTru1.mat.Y, whole genome shotgun sequence, a genomic segment contains:
- the FCGRT gene encoding IgG receptor FcRn large subunit p51 isoform X6 — MRVRRPQPWGLGLLLVLLPGTLSAGSDPSICGGVFSLSGCLSCSHLGTPAHLLSSPVSPAESHRSLLYHFTAVSAPASGTPAFWVSGWLGPQQYLSYNNLRAEAEPYGAWVWESQVSWYWEKETTDLRSKEKLFLEALQVLGEGGPYTLQGLLGCELGPDNVSVPVAKFALNGEEFMMFDPKLGTWDGDWPESQTISIKWTQQPEAVNKEKTFLLYSCPHRLLGHLERGRGNLEWKESPVKSSVPVVGIVIGFLLLMTVAAGGALLWRRMRKGLPDPWISFRGDDVGALLPTPGLSKEAES, encoded by the exons ATGCGGGTCCGCCGGCCTCAGCCCTGGGGGCTCGGTCTGCTGCTCGTCCTCCTGCCTGGGACGTTGAGTGCAG GTTCCGACCCCTCTATCTGCGGTGGGGTCTTTTCTCTCTCGGGGTGTCTGTCCTGCTCCCATCTAGGTACCCCGGCCCATCTGCTCTCTTCACCTGTGTCTCCGGCAGAGAGCCATCGCTCCCTCCTGTACCACTTCACGGCCGTGTCCGCCCCCGCCTCGGGGACTCCTGCCTTCTGGGTGTCGGGCTGGCTGGGTCCACAGCAGTACCTGAGCTACAATAACCTGCGGGCTGAGGCTGAGCCCTACGGCGCTTGGGTCTGGGAAAGCCAGGTGTCCTGGTATTGGGAGAAAGAGACCACAGACCTGAGGAGCAAGGAGAAGCTCTTCCTCGAAGCTCTCCAAGTTTTAGGGGAAGGAG gtccCTACACCCTGCAGGGCCTGTTGGGCTGTGAGTTGGGCCCTGACAATGTCTCGGTGCCTGTGGCCAAGTTCGCCCTGAATGGCGAGGAGTTCATGATGTTTGACCCCAAGCTGGGCACCTGGGATGGGGACTGGCCTGAGTCCCAGACCATCAGTATCAAGTGGACGCAGCAGCCCGAGGCAGTCAACAAGGAGAAGACCTTCCTGCTCTACTCCTGCCCCCACCGGCTGCTGGGGCATCTGGAGAGGGGCCGAGGCAACCTGGAGTGGAAGG AATCACCAGTCAAGTCCTCGGTGCCAGTGGTTGGAATCGTCATCGGCTTCTTACTGCTCATGACAGTGGCTGCAGGAGGAGCTCTTCTGTGGAGGAGGATGAGGAAGGGGCTGCCAG aCCCTTGGATCTCTTTCCGTGGGGACGATGTAGGGGCCCTCCTACCCACTCCTGGCCTGTCCAAGGAAGCTGAATCTTAG
- the FCGRT gene encoding IgG receptor FcRn large subunit p51 isoform X1, whose translation MRVRRPQPWGLGLLLVLLPGTLSAGSDPSICGGVFSLSGCLSCSHLGTPAHLLSSPVSPAESHRSLLYHFTAVSAPASGTPAFWVSGWLGPQQYLSYNNLRAEAEPYGAWVWESQVSWYWEKETTDLRSKEKLFLEALQVLGEGGPYTLQGLLGCELGPDNVSVPVAKFALNGEEFMMFDPKLGTWDGDWPESQTISIKWTQQPEAVNKEKTFLLYSCPHRLLGHLERGRGNLEWKEPPSMRLKARPGSPGFSVLTCSAFSFYPPELQLRFLRNGMAAGSGEGDIGPNGDGSFHAWSSLTVKSGDEHHYCCVVQHAGLAQPLTVELESPVKSSVPVVGIVIGFLLLMTVAAGGALLWRRMRKGLPDPWISFRGDDVGALLPTPGLSKEAES comes from the exons ATGCGGGTCCGCCGGCCTCAGCCCTGGGGGCTCGGTCTGCTGCTCGTCCTCCTGCCTGGGACGTTGAGTGCAG GTTCCGACCCCTCTATCTGCGGTGGGGTCTTTTCTCTCTCGGGGTGTCTGTCCTGCTCCCATCTAGGTACCCCGGCCCATCTGCTCTCTTCACCTGTGTCTCCGGCAGAGAGCCATCGCTCCCTCCTGTACCACTTCACGGCCGTGTCCGCCCCCGCCTCGGGGACTCCTGCCTTCTGGGTGTCGGGCTGGCTGGGTCCACAGCAGTACCTGAGCTACAATAACCTGCGGGCTGAGGCTGAGCCCTACGGCGCTTGGGTCTGGGAAAGCCAGGTGTCCTGGTATTGGGAGAAAGAGACCACAGACCTGAGGAGCAAGGAGAAGCTCTTCCTCGAAGCTCTCCAAGTTTTAGGGGAAGGAG gtccCTACACCCTGCAGGGCCTGTTGGGCTGTGAGTTGGGCCCTGACAATGTCTCGGTGCCTGTGGCCAAGTTCGCCCTGAATGGCGAGGAGTTCATGATGTTTGACCCCAAGCTGGGCACCTGGGATGGGGACTGGCCTGAGTCCCAGACCATCAGTATCAAGTGGACGCAGCAGCCCGAGGCAGTCAACAAGGAGAAGACCTTCCTGCTCTACTCCTGCCCCCACCGGCTGCTGGGGCATCTGGAGAGGGGCCGAGGCAACCTGGAGTGGAAGG AACCACCCTCCATGCGCCTGAAGGCCCGACCGGGCAGCCCTGGCTTTTCTGTGCTCACCTGCAGCGCCTTCTCCTTCTACCCACCTGAGCTGCAGCTGCGATTCTTACGGAATGGGATGGCAGCTGGCTCTGGTGAGGGTGACATTGGCCCCAACGGCGATGGCTCCTTCCACGCCTGGTCATCACTGACAGTCAAGAGTGGCGACGAGCACCACTACTGCTGCGTGGTGCAGCATGCAGGGCTGGCCCAGCCCCTCACTGTGGAGCTGG AATCACCAGTCAAGTCCTCGGTGCCAGTGGTTGGAATCGTCATCGGCTTCTTACTGCTCATGACAGTGGCTGCAGGAGGAGCTCTTCTGTGGAGGAGGATGAGGAAGGGGCTGCCAG aCCCTTGGATCTCTTTCCGTGGGGACGATGTAGGGGCCCTCCTACCCACTCCTGGCCTGTCCAAGGAAGCTGAATCTTAG
- the FCGRT gene encoding IgG receptor FcRn large subunit p51 isoform X5 — MRVRRPQPWGLGLLLVLLPGTLSAESHRSLLYHFTAVSAPASGTPAFWVSGWLGPQQYLSYNNLRAEAEPYGAWVWESQVSWYWEKETTDLRSKEKLFLEALQVLGEGGPYTLQGLLGCELGPDNVSVPVAKFALNGEEFMMFDPKLGTWDGDWPESQTISIKWTQQPEAVNKEKTFLLYSCPHRLLGHLERGRGNLEWKEPPSMRLKARPGSPGFSVLTCSAFSFYPPELQLRFLRNGMAAGSGEGDIGPNGDGSFHAWSSLTVKSGDEHHYCCVVQHAGLAQPLTVELDPWISFRGDDVGALLPTPGLSKEAES, encoded by the exons ATGCGGGTCCGCCGGCCTCAGCCCTGGGGGCTCGGTCTGCTGCTCGTCCTCCTGCCTGGGACGTTGAGTGCAG AGAGCCATCGCTCCCTCCTGTACCACTTCACGGCCGTGTCCGCCCCCGCCTCGGGGACTCCTGCCTTCTGGGTGTCGGGCTGGCTGGGTCCACAGCAGTACCTGAGCTACAATAACCTGCGGGCTGAGGCTGAGCCCTACGGCGCTTGGGTCTGGGAAAGCCAGGTGTCCTGGTATTGGGAGAAAGAGACCACAGACCTGAGGAGCAAGGAGAAGCTCTTCCTCGAAGCTCTCCAAGTTTTAGGGGAAGGAG gtccCTACACCCTGCAGGGCCTGTTGGGCTGTGAGTTGGGCCCTGACAATGTCTCGGTGCCTGTGGCCAAGTTCGCCCTGAATGGCGAGGAGTTCATGATGTTTGACCCCAAGCTGGGCACCTGGGATGGGGACTGGCCTGAGTCCCAGACCATCAGTATCAAGTGGACGCAGCAGCCCGAGGCAGTCAACAAGGAGAAGACCTTCCTGCTCTACTCCTGCCCCCACCGGCTGCTGGGGCATCTGGAGAGGGGCCGAGGCAACCTGGAGTGGAAGG AACCACCCTCCATGCGCCTGAAGGCCCGACCGGGCAGCCCTGGCTTTTCTGTGCTCACCTGCAGCGCCTTCTCCTTCTACCCACCTGAGCTGCAGCTGCGATTCTTACGGAATGGGATGGCAGCTGGCTCTGGTGAGGGTGACATTGGCCCCAACGGCGATGGCTCCTTCCACGCCTGGTCATCACTGACAGTCAAGAGTGGCGACGAGCACCACTACTGCTGCGTGGTGCAGCATGCAGGGCTGGCCCAGCCCCTCACTGTGGAGCTGG aCCCTTGGATCTCTTTCCGTGGGGACGATGTAGGGGCCCTCCTACCCACTCCTGGCCTGTCCAAGGAAGCTGAATCTTAG
- the RCN3 gene encoding reticulocalbin-3 isoform X3, translating to MISFWPRPRPELCLGIAPRLPLESSPLAALGLMMWQPSLLLLLLLLRRGAQGKPSPDAGPHGQGRVHHAAPLSEATHDDAHGNFQYDHEAFLGREVAKEFDQLTPEESQARLGRIVDRMDRAGDGDGWVSLAELRAWIAHTQQRHIRDSVSAAWNTYDTDRDGRVGWEELRNATYGHYEPGEEFHDVEDAETYKKMLARDERRFRVADQDGDSMATREELTAFLHPEEFPHMRDIVIAETLEDLDKNKDGYVQVDEYIERTPGTSLAVQWLGLGAFTAMATGSVPGRGTKISQDAQHGKKKKKKKT from the exons ATGATTTCTTTCTGGCCACGACCCCGCCCTGAACTATGCTTGGGAATTGCGCCACGTCTCCCGCTTGAATCCTCCCCACTTGCGGCCCTG GGACTGATGATGTGGCAACCGtcacttctgctgctgctgttgctgctcaGGCGCGGAGCCCAAGGAAAGCCATCCCCTGACGCCGGCCCTCATGGCCAGGGGAGGGTGCACCACGCGGCCCCCCTGAGCGAGGCCACTCATGATGACGCTCACGGGAACTTCCAATATGATCATGAGGCTTTTCTGGGACGAGAAGTGGCCAAGGAATTCGACCAACTCACCCCAGAGGAAAGCCAAGCCCGTCTGGG GCGCATCGTGGACCGCATGGACCGCGCCGGGGACGGGGACGGCTGGGTGTCGCTGGCCGAGCTCCGCGCGTGGATCGCACACACGCAGCAGCGGCACATACGGGACTCAGTGAGCGCAGCCTGGAACACGTACGACACAGACCGCGACGGGCGTGTGGGTTGGGAGGAGCTGCGCAACGCCACCTACGGCCACTACGAGCCGG gtgAAGAATTTCACGATGTGGAGGACGCAGAGACCTACAAGAAGATGCTGGCTCGGGACGAGCGGCGTTTCCGGGTGGCTGACCAGGATGGGGACTCAATGGCCACTCGGGAAGAGCTGACGGCCTTTTTGCATCCTGAGGAGTTCCCTCACATGCGGGACATCGTGATTGCT GAAACCCTGGAGGATCTGGACAAGAACAAAGACGGCTATGTGCAAGTGGACGAGTACATCG AAAgaactccagggacttccctggcagtccagtggttaggactcggtgccttcactgccatggccacaggttcagttcctggtcggggaactaagatctcgcaagacgcacagcatggcaaaaaaaaaaaaaaaaaaaagacgtaa
- the RCN3 gene encoding reticulocalbin-3 isoform X1: MMWQPSLLLLLLLLRRGAQGKPSPDAGPHGQGRVHHAAPLSEATHDDAHGNFQYDHEAFLGREVAKEFDQLTPEESQARLGRIVDRMDRAGDGDGWVSLAELRAWIAHTQQRHIRDSVSAAWNTYDTDRDGRVGWEELRNATYGHYEPGEEFHDVEDAETYKKMLARDERRFRVADQDGDSMATREELTAFLHPEEFPHMRDIVIAETLEDLDKNKDGYVQVDEYIEPGEEEPAWVQTEREQFRDFRDLNKDGKLDGSEVGHWVLPPAQDQPLVEANHLLHESDTDKDGRLSKAEILDNWNMFVGSQATNYGEDLTRHHDEL, translated from the exons ATGATGTGGCAACCGtcacttctgctgctgctgttgctgctcaGGCGCGGAGCCCAAGGAAAGCCATCCCCTGACGCCGGCCCTCATGGCCAGGGGAGGGTGCACCACGCGGCCCCCCTGAGCGAGGCCACTCATGATGACGCTCACGGGAACTTCCAATATGATCATGAGGCTTTTCTGGGACGAGAAGTGGCCAAGGAATTCGACCAACTCACCCCAGAGGAAAGCCAAGCCCGTCTGGG GCGCATCGTGGACCGCATGGACCGCGCCGGGGACGGGGACGGCTGGGTGTCGCTGGCCGAGCTCCGCGCGTGGATCGCACACACGCAGCAGCGGCACATACGGGACTCAGTGAGCGCAGCCTGGAACACGTACGACACAGACCGCGACGGGCGTGTGGGTTGGGAGGAGCTGCGCAACGCCACCTACGGCCACTACGAGCCGG gtgAAGAATTTCACGATGTGGAGGACGCAGAGACCTACAAGAAGATGCTGGCTCGGGACGAGCGGCGTTTCCGGGTGGCTGACCAGGATGGGGACTCAATGGCCACTCGGGAAGAGCTGACGGCCTTTTTGCATCCTGAGGAGTTCCCTCACATGCGGGACATCGTGATTGCT GAAACCCTGGAGGATCTGGACAAGAACAAAGACGGCTATGTGCAAGTGGACGAGTACATCG AGCCCGGGGAGGAGGAGCCAGCCTGGGTGCAGACGGAGCGGGAACAGTTCCGGGACTTCCGCGATCTGAACAAGGACGGGAAGCTGGATGGGAGTGAGGTGGGCCACTGGGTGCTGCCCCCTGCCCAGGACCAGCCGCTGGTGGAGGCCAACCACTTGCTGCACGAGAGTGACACAGACAAG GACGGGCGTCTGAGCAAGGCTGAGATCCTGGACAACTGGAACATGTTCGTGGGCAGCCAGGCCACCAACTATGGCGAGGACTTGACACGTCACCACGATGAGCTCTGA
- the FCGRT gene encoding IgG receptor FcRn large subunit p51 isoform X3 — translation MRVRRPQPWGLGLLLVLLPGTLSAESHRSLLYHFTAVSAPASGTPAFWVSGWLGPQQYLSYNNLRAEAEPYGAWVWESQVSWYWEKETTDLRSKEKLFLEALQVLGEGGPYTLQGLLGCELGPDNVSVPVAKFALNGEEFMMFDPKLGTWDGDWPESQTISIKWTQQPEAVNKEKTFLLYSCPHRLLGHLERGRGNLEWKEPPSMRLKARPGSPGFSVLTCSAFSFYPPELQLRFLRNGMAAGSGEGDIGPNGDGSFHAWSSLTVKSGDEHHYCCVVQHAGLAQPLTVELESPVKSSVPVVGIVIGFLLLMTVAAGGALLWRRMRKGLPDPWISFRGDDVGALLPTPGLSKEAES, via the exons ATGCGGGTCCGCCGGCCTCAGCCCTGGGGGCTCGGTCTGCTGCTCGTCCTCCTGCCTGGGACGTTGAGTGCAG AGAGCCATCGCTCCCTCCTGTACCACTTCACGGCCGTGTCCGCCCCCGCCTCGGGGACTCCTGCCTTCTGGGTGTCGGGCTGGCTGGGTCCACAGCAGTACCTGAGCTACAATAACCTGCGGGCTGAGGCTGAGCCCTACGGCGCTTGGGTCTGGGAAAGCCAGGTGTCCTGGTATTGGGAGAAAGAGACCACAGACCTGAGGAGCAAGGAGAAGCTCTTCCTCGAAGCTCTCCAAGTTTTAGGGGAAGGAG gtccCTACACCCTGCAGGGCCTGTTGGGCTGTGAGTTGGGCCCTGACAATGTCTCGGTGCCTGTGGCCAAGTTCGCCCTGAATGGCGAGGAGTTCATGATGTTTGACCCCAAGCTGGGCACCTGGGATGGGGACTGGCCTGAGTCCCAGACCATCAGTATCAAGTGGACGCAGCAGCCCGAGGCAGTCAACAAGGAGAAGACCTTCCTGCTCTACTCCTGCCCCCACCGGCTGCTGGGGCATCTGGAGAGGGGCCGAGGCAACCTGGAGTGGAAGG AACCACCCTCCATGCGCCTGAAGGCCCGACCGGGCAGCCCTGGCTTTTCTGTGCTCACCTGCAGCGCCTTCTCCTTCTACCCACCTGAGCTGCAGCTGCGATTCTTACGGAATGGGATGGCAGCTGGCTCTGGTGAGGGTGACATTGGCCCCAACGGCGATGGCTCCTTCCACGCCTGGTCATCACTGACAGTCAAGAGTGGCGACGAGCACCACTACTGCTGCGTGGTGCAGCATGCAGGGCTGGCCCAGCCCCTCACTGTGGAGCTGG AATCACCAGTCAAGTCCTCGGTGCCAGTGGTTGGAATCGTCATCGGCTTCTTACTGCTCATGACAGTGGCTGCAGGAGGAGCTCTTCTGTGGAGGAGGATGAGGAAGGGGCTGCCAG aCCCTTGGATCTCTTTCCGTGGGGACGATGTAGGGGCCCTCCTACCCACTCCTGGCCTGTCCAAGGAAGCTGAATCTTAG
- the FCGRT gene encoding IgG receptor FcRn large subunit p51 isoform X4 produces MRVRRPQPWGLGLLLVLLPGTLSAGSDPSICGGVFSLSGCLSCSHLGTPAHLLSSPVSPAESHRSLLYHFTAVSAPASGTPAFWVSGWLGPQQYLSYNNLRAEAEPYGAWVWESQVSWYWEKETTDLRSKEKLFLEALQVLGEGGPYTLQGLLGCELGPDNVSVPVAKFALNGEEFMMFDPKLGTWDGDWPESQTISIKWTQQPEAVNKEKTFLLYSCPHRLLGHLERGRGNLEWKEPPSMRLKARPGSPGFSVLTCSAFSFYPPELQLRFLRNGMAAGSGEGDIGPNGDGSFHAWSSLTVKSGDEHHYCCVVQHAGLAQPLTVELDPWISFRGDDVGALLPTPGLSKEAES; encoded by the exons ATGCGGGTCCGCCGGCCTCAGCCCTGGGGGCTCGGTCTGCTGCTCGTCCTCCTGCCTGGGACGTTGAGTGCAG GTTCCGACCCCTCTATCTGCGGTGGGGTCTTTTCTCTCTCGGGGTGTCTGTCCTGCTCCCATCTAGGTACCCCGGCCCATCTGCTCTCTTCACCTGTGTCTCCGGCAGAGAGCCATCGCTCCCTCCTGTACCACTTCACGGCCGTGTCCGCCCCCGCCTCGGGGACTCCTGCCTTCTGGGTGTCGGGCTGGCTGGGTCCACAGCAGTACCTGAGCTACAATAACCTGCGGGCTGAGGCTGAGCCCTACGGCGCTTGGGTCTGGGAAAGCCAGGTGTCCTGGTATTGGGAGAAAGAGACCACAGACCTGAGGAGCAAGGAGAAGCTCTTCCTCGAAGCTCTCCAAGTTTTAGGGGAAGGAG gtccCTACACCCTGCAGGGCCTGTTGGGCTGTGAGTTGGGCCCTGACAATGTCTCGGTGCCTGTGGCCAAGTTCGCCCTGAATGGCGAGGAGTTCATGATGTTTGACCCCAAGCTGGGCACCTGGGATGGGGACTGGCCTGAGTCCCAGACCATCAGTATCAAGTGGACGCAGCAGCCCGAGGCAGTCAACAAGGAGAAGACCTTCCTGCTCTACTCCTGCCCCCACCGGCTGCTGGGGCATCTGGAGAGGGGCCGAGGCAACCTGGAGTGGAAGG AACCACCCTCCATGCGCCTGAAGGCCCGACCGGGCAGCCCTGGCTTTTCTGTGCTCACCTGCAGCGCCTTCTCCTTCTACCCACCTGAGCTGCAGCTGCGATTCTTACGGAATGGGATGGCAGCTGGCTCTGGTGAGGGTGACATTGGCCCCAACGGCGATGGCTCCTTCCACGCCTGGTCATCACTGACAGTCAAGAGTGGCGACGAGCACCACTACTGCTGCGTGGTGCAGCATGCAGGGCTGGCCCAGCCCCTCACTGTGGAGCTGG aCCCTTGGATCTCTTTCCGTGGGGACGATGTAGGGGCCCTCCTACCCACTCCTGGCCTGTCCAAGGAAGCTGAATCTTAG
- the RCN3 gene encoding reticulocalbin-3 isoform X2: MMWQPSLLLLLLLLRRGAQGKPSPDAGPHGQGRVHHAAPLSEATHDDAHGNFQYDHEAFLGREVAKEFDQLTPEESQARLGRIVDRMDRAGDGDGWVSLAELRAWIAHTQQRHIRDSVSAAWNTYDTDRDGRVGWEELRNATYGHYEPGEEFHDVEDAETYKKMLARDERRFRVADQDGDSMATREELTAFLHPEEFPHMRDIVIAETLEDLDKNKDGYVQVDEYIADLYSAEPGEEEPAWVQTEREQFRDFRDLNKDGKLDGSEVGHWVLPPAQDQPLVEANHLLHESDTDKDGRLSKAEILDNWNMFVGSQATNYGEDLTRHHDEL, encoded by the exons ATGATGTGGCAACCGtcacttctgctgctgctgttgctgctcaGGCGCGGAGCCCAAGGAAAGCCATCCCCTGACGCCGGCCCTCATGGCCAGGGGAGGGTGCACCACGCGGCCCCCCTGAGCGAGGCCACTCATGATGACGCTCACGGGAACTTCCAATATGATCATGAGGCTTTTCTGGGACGAGAAGTGGCCAAGGAATTCGACCAACTCACCCCAGAGGAAAGCCAAGCCCGTCTGGG GCGCATCGTGGACCGCATGGACCGCGCCGGGGACGGGGACGGCTGGGTGTCGCTGGCCGAGCTCCGCGCGTGGATCGCACACACGCAGCAGCGGCACATACGGGACTCAGTGAGCGCAGCCTGGAACACGTACGACACAGACCGCGACGGGCGTGTGGGTTGGGAGGAGCTGCGCAACGCCACCTACGGCCACTACGAGCCGG gtgAAGAATTTCACGATGTGGAGGACGCAGAGACCTACAAGAAGATGCTGGCTCGGGACGAGCGGCGTTTCCGGGTGGCTGACCAGGATGGGGACTCAATGGCCACTCGGGAAGAGCTGACGGCCTTTTTGCATCCTGAGGAGTTCCCTCACATGCGGGACATCGTGATTGCT GAAACCCTGGAGGATCTGGACAAGAACAAAGACGGCTATGTGCAAGTGGACGAGTACATCG cggATCTGTACTCGGCAGAGCCCGGGGAGGAGGAGCCAGCCTGGGTGCAGACGGAGCGGGAACAGTTCCGGGACTTCCGCGATCTGAACAAGGACGGGAAGCTGGATGGGAGTGAGGTGGGCCACTGGGTGCTGCCCCCTGCCCAGGACCAGCCGCTGGTGGAGGCCAACCACTTGCTGCACGAGAGTGACACAGACAAG GACGGGCGTCTGAGCAAGGCTGAGATCCTGGACAACTGGAACATGTTCGTGGGCAGCCAGGCCACCAACTATGGCGAGGACTTGACACGTCACCACGATGAGCTCTGA
- the FCGRT gene encoding IgG receptor FcRn large subunit p51 isoform X2: MRVRRPQPWGLGLLLVLLPGTLSAGTPAHLLSSPVSPAESHRSLLYHFTAVSAPASGTPAFWVSGWLGPQQYLSYNNLRAEAEPYGAWVWESQVSWYWEKETTDLRSKEKLFLEALQVLGEGGPYTLQGLLGCELGPDNVSVPVAKFALNGEEFMMFDPKLGTWDGDWPESQTISIKWTQQPEAVNKEKTFLLYSCPHRLLGHLERGRGNLEWKEPPSMRLKARPGSPGFSVLTCSAFSFYPPELQLRFLRNGMAAGSGEGDIGPNGDGSFHAWSSLTVKSGDEHHYCCVVQHAGLAQPLTVELESPVKSSVPVVGIVIGFLLLMTVAAGGALLWRRMRKGLPDPWISFRGDDVGALLPTPGLSKEAES, encoded by the exons ATGCGGGTCCGCCGGCCTCAGCCCTGGGGGCTCGGTCTGCTGCTCGTCCTCCTGCCTGGGACGTTGAGTGCAG GTACCCCGGCCCATCTGCTCTCTTCACCTGTGTCTCCGGCAGAGAGCCATCGCTCCCTCCTGTACCACTTCACGGCCGTGTCCGCCCCCGCCTCGGGGACTCCTGCCTTCTGGGTGTCGGGCTGGCTGGGTCCACAGCAGTACCTGAGCTACAATAACCTGCGGGCTGAGGCTGAGCCCTACGGCGCTTGGGTCTGGGAAAGCCAGGTGTCCTGGTATTGGGAGAAAGAGACCACAGACCTGAGGAGCAAGGAGAAGCTCTTCCTCGAAGCTCTCCAAGTTTTAGGGGAAGGAG gtccCTACACCCTGCAGGGCCTGTTGGGCTGTGAGTTGGGCCCTGACAATGTCTCGGTGCCTGTGGCCAAGTTCGCCCTGAATGGCGAGGAGTTCATGATGTTTGACCCCAAGCTGGGCACCTGGGATGGGGACTGGCCTGAGTCCCAGACCATCAGTATCAAGTGGACGCAGCAGCCCGAGGCAGTCAACAAGGAGAAGACCTTCCTGCTCTACTCCTGCCCCCACCGGCTGCTGGGGCATCTGGAGAGGGGCCGAGGCAACCTGGAGTGGAAGG AACCACCCTCCATGCGCCTGAAGGCCCGACCGGGCAGCCCTGGCTTTTCTGTGCTCACCTGCAGCGCCTTCTCCTTCTACCCACCTGAGCTGCAGCTGCGATTCTTACGGAATGGGATGGCAGCTGGCTCTGGTGAGGGTGACATTGGCCCCAACGGCGATGGCTCCTTCCACGCCTGGTCATCACTGACAGTCAAGAGTGGCGACGAGCACCACTACTGCTGCGTGGTGCAGCATGCAGGGCTGGCCCAGCCCCTCACTGTGGAGCTGG AATCACCAGTCAAGTCCTCGGTGCCAGTGGTTGGAATCGTCATCGGCTTCTTACTGCTCATGACAGTGGCTGCAGGAGGAGCTCTTCTGTGGAGGAGGATGAGGAAGGGGCTGCCAG aCCCTTGGATCTCTTTCCGTGGGGACGATGTAGGGGCCCTCCTACCCACTCCTGGCCTGTCCAAGGAAGCTGAATCTTAG